One segment of Candidatus Fokinia solitaria DNA contains the following:
- the dinD gene encoding DNA damage-inducible protein D produces MSHSSNLDLHRLFDEFIRKLELSVNYDEDGVDFWYARKLQEILEYKEWLLFQEVIKKAAYAACSAGMAVEKNFQEIFTDIEGKKESDYRLTRYACYMIAQNADAGNKAIALAQTYFATLVRKQEIEQEREQEIERRVELREMSKKENKKLTKAAKNAGVRNYGAFQNAGYRGLYNGKTSSDIAKYKKLPESATILDHMGSEELGANLFRITQATGKIQREKVKGESAANKINYDAGLLVRDTIEKMGNTMPEDLPTAENIKKIAQQKKKLQKANDKDFKKVEKKEQRS; encoded by the coding sequence ATGTCACATTCTTCCAATCTCGATTTGCACAGATTATTTGATGAATTTATTAGAAAATTGGAACTCAGTGTGAATTATGACGAAGATGGTGTTGATTTTTGGTATGCAAGAAAATTGCAAGAAATTCTTGAATATAAAGAATGGCTACTTTTTCAAGAGGTAATAAAAAAAGCAGCGTATGCTGCTTGTAGTGCTGGTATGGCAGTTGAGAAGAATTTCCAGGAAATCTTTACTGATATTGAAGGTAAGAAGGAAAGTGATTATCGACTTACGAGATATGCATGCTACATGATAGCGCAAAATGCGGATGCTGGTAATAAGGCGATCGCTTTAGCACAAACTTACTTTGCTACATTAGTGAGAAAACAAGAGATAGAGCAAGAAAGAGAACAAGAAATAGAGCGTAGAGTGGAATTAAGAGAAATGTCAAAAAAAGAGAATAAGAAATTGACCAAAGCCGCAAAAAATGCAGGAGTCAGAAATTATGGAGCGTTTCAAAATGCAGGCTATCGAGGTCTATATAATGGTAAAACGTCATCGGATATTGCGAAGTATAAAAAGTTACCTGAAAGTGCTACTATTCTCGATCATATGGGCAGTGAAGAACTTGGAGCAAATCTTTTTAGAATAACGCAAGCTACAGGCAAAATACAAAGAGAGAAGGTAAAAGGAGAGTCAGCAGCAAATAAGATTAATTATGACGCAGGATTGCTTGTTAGAGACACGATCGAAAAAATGGGAAATACTATGCCAGAAGATTTACCTACTGCAGAAAATATAAAAAAAATAGCGCAGCAGAAGAAGAAATTGCAAAAAGCTAATGATAAAGATTTTAAAAAAGTAGAAAAGAAAGAGCAGAGAAGCTAA
- the rpsN gene encoding 30S ribosomal protein S14, translated as MAKQSVIARNEKRKKMVAKYSSARKELKDIVRDTNRSVEERFKAQIKLNSMPRDGSNTRVRVRCAITGRGRGVYRHFMLSRICLRDLATKGLLPGVRKASW; from the coding sequence ATGGCAAAGCAAAGCGTGATAGCAAGAAATGAGAAGCGTAAGAAAATGGTCGCTAAGTATTCTTCAGCAAGAAAAGAGTTAAAAGACATTGTTAGAGATACCAACAGATCTGTCGAAGAAAGATTCAAAGCGCAAATAAAATTGAACTCTATGCCTAGAGATGGCAGTAATACTAGAGTGCGTGTACGCTGTGCAATTACTGGCAGAGGAAGAGGAGTATATAGACATTTTATGCTCTCAAGAATATGTCTTAGAGATTTGGCAACTAAAGGACTATTACCTGGCGTAAGAAAAGCAAGTTGGTAG
- a CDS encoding S1 RNA-binding domain-containing protein, protein MHDNNPSHNKKNQNNEFDIQINEDFEELLGESTSSSLQGGFANGVVVGLDKECATIDIGGKSEGRVLLSEFKNASELKIGHQVHVYVENIDGGKVGGLTLLSREKAMLADGWKKIEESFNSQSAVRGLVIGKVKGGFAVKLLGTIVEDKSSQIDEFGDLIAFLPGSQVDVRPIKEEVLLEDEILVKIIKMDDTHGNLVVSRRACIEETRNEYRDEYLKSIQVGSVVKGVVKNVTDYGAFIDLGPVDGLLYITDISWQKVPHPSAVLDVGQEIEAMIISYDPNTKRISLGLKQMQKNPWYDVKDKYQVRTKHKGVVTRIVNYGVFVDIEPTLGICGLVHSSEISWTQKVMTANKTIQVGDVIEVMILEFNIEERKISLSKKQCEPNPWVDFIAQTPVGTILNVVVKNVSEEFGLFVVPEQNTSLILLVPILEIAWKNAQEKIKNYTADMKLKCLVLKTDAQQEKITCSIRAIGKEREEINTVIESLQKQESVNGVVTKVRTSSLEAEVAGEFSVHIDIANMQDILGDTKDFDTTAMIGANLTLKIAGFDENNVLKVVPVSIKCSGQTS, encoded by the coding sequence ATGCACGACAACAATCCTTCTCATAATAAGAAGAATCAAAATAACGAATTCGATATCCAAATTAATGAGGATTTCGAAGAATTACTCGGAGAATCCACTTCGTCCTCTCTGCAAGGTGGTTTCGCTAATGGAGTAGTAGTAGGCTTAGATAAAGAGTGTGCTACGATAGACATCGGTGGAAAAAGTGAAGGCAGAGTATTGCTTTCAGAGTTCAAAAACGCTTCTGAGTTAAAGATAGGACATCAAGTACATGTGTATGTCGAAAATATAGATGGAGGAAAAGTAGGAGGACTCACTCTCCTTAGTAGAGAAAAAGCGATGCTAGCAGATGGTTGGAAAAAGATAGAAGAGTCGTTTAATTCTCAATCAGCTGTTAGAGGTCTGGTAATAGGCAAGGTAAAGGGCGGCTTCGCAGTGAAACTGCTAGGTACTATTGTTGAAGATAAATCTAGTCAAATTGATGAATTTGGTGATTTGATAGCTTTCTTACCTGGTAGCCAAGTCGATGTTAGACCTATTAAAGAGGAGGTATTACTAGAAGATGAAATACTAGTAAAGATAATTAAGATGGATGATACGCACGGTAATCTTGTAGTCTCAAGAAGAGCATGCATAGAAGAAACGAGAAATGAGTATCGCGACGAATACTTAAAAAGTATTCAAGTAGGCTCTGTCGTGAAAGGTGTCGTGAAAAATGTCACCGATTATGGTGCTTTCATCGATCTTGGTCCCGTTGATGGTCTTCTATATATTACCGATATCTCATGGCAAAAAGTACCACATCCATCTGCAGTATTAGATGTAGGACAAGAGATAGAGGCAATGATTATAAGTTATGATCCAAATACTAAGAGGATATCGTTAGGATTAAAGCAGATGCAAAAAAATCCTTGGTACGATGTCAAAGACAAATATCAGGTTAGAACAAAACATAAAGGCGTTGTTACAAGAATAGTAAATTATGGCGTATTTGTAGATATAGAACCTACACTCGGTATCTGTGGATTAGTACACTCTTCAGAGATTAGCTGGACGCAGAAAGTCATGACAGCAAATAAAACGATACAGGTAGGAGACGTAATAGAGGTGATGATCTTAGAATTTAATATTGAAGAAAGAAAAATAAGCCTTAGTAAAAAACAGTGCGAACCAAATCCTTGGGTGGATTTCATAGCGCAAACTCCTGTAGGTACTATTTTGAATGTCGTTGTAAAGAATGTATCTGAAGAATTTGGTCTTTTTGTCGTGCCTGAGCAAAATACATCTCTTATACTACTCGTGCCAATATTGGAAATAGCGTGGAAAAATGCACAGGAAAAGATTAAGAACTATACTGCTGATATGAAGTTGAAGTGTCTCGTTTTAAAAACAGATGCACAACAGGAAAAGATTACGTGTAGCATTAGAGCAATAGGCAAAGAAAGAGAGGAGATCAATACCGTTATTGAATCACTACAAAAACAAGAATCAGTGAATGGCGTAGTTACAAAAGTTAGAACTTCTTCATTAGAAGCGGAAGTAGCAGGAGAGTTCTCCGTACATATCGATATAGCTAATATGCAGGATATACTAGGTGATACAAAAGACTTCGATACAACTGCTATGATAGGGGCAAATCTAACATTGAAAATCGCAGGATTTGATGAAAATAACGTACTAAAGGTCGTCCCTGTTTCAATAAAATGTAGCGGTCAAACTAGCTAA
- the cmk gene encoding (d)CMP kinase has protein sequence MNIIAIDGPAASGKGTITSALAKKLDGYHINSGSIYRKLAVLLCEKVEVEHLSDIAFEAECNNLAAEVTHDIVHHLSEVSDALLYTPNISSITSKIAAYSSIRKLATQVQLDMIAMYKHRYKFLLLEGRDAALVAGNSCLCKIFITASISERAKRRVKQLKNSKFSSIHESILRQVKDRDTGDVMRILDPLSVSEDAIVVDSEVASIEEIVEFLAAFVLLKISAFCL, from the coding sequence ATGAATATTATAGCAATCGATGGCCCTGCCGCATCTGGAAAAGGTACCATCACTTCAGCACTAGCAAAAAAGCTGGACGGATATCATATAAACTCTGGCAGCATATATAGAAAGTTAGCAGTTCTCCTTTGCGAAAAAGTAGAGGTAGAGCATTTATCGGATATCGCTTTTGAAGCAGAGTGTAATAATTTAGCAGCAGAAGTTACACATGATATCGTTCATCACCTCTCTGAAGTATCTGATGCACTGCTTTATACGCCAAATATATCTAGTATCACTTCCAAGATTGCCGCATACTCTTCAATCAGAAAGTTAGCGACACAGGTACAACTTGATATGATTGCGATGTATAAACATCGCTATAAATTTCTTCTTCTGGAAGGAAGAGACGCAGCATTGGTAGCAGGAAATAGTTGTTTATGTAAAATTTTCATCACAGCATCTATTTCAGAGAGAGCTAAAAGAAGAGTAAAACAGTTGAAAAATTCAAAATTCTCTTCTATACATGAGTCGATATTGCGGCAAGTAAAGGATAGAGATACAGGTGATGTAATGAGAATTCTCGATCCGTTATCTGTAAGCGAGGATGCGATTGTAGTAGATTCAGAAGTTGCAAGTATAGAGGAGATCGTGGAATTTCTAGCAGCGTTTGTGTTATTAAAAATTTCCGCTTTTTGTCTGTAA
- a CDS encoding Mur ligase family protein, translating to MNHKKVFILGFSITGCAILKHVLCYFCDVTRIFCVDDLISEEEFVARTSLDCDDERIIFTNSIQASRVIENMKQHETKDVIVFCSPGIPMDNTLVVTCKACNIALSCDFDLLYTALLRHGISFHDGNDIAIFITGTVGKSTTSFGLASELRKMENENLAVILSGNIGIPVLSVYENIIAAKRERKRVVCIFELSSAQLELLNEFSPTISICLTVCVDHLDRYNSIEEYLYYKSKIFCHRKHEPIYNVLCIDSEYSQHILDNVRKFHNLESTAVSYVDRANEWYALGAVCEKREFIPFSTRDIANGVSFSEGVLSMRYKEKNRCAFQIESTAAIPKENIGVIALLTFLITNTPPTAQIDLQTLPHCLEQCYPKSKKYEVVKFINNSKATKQAAVEYSLSLYKNVLLIVGGKSKGEKLIEILTKFHNIKAIFLIGETTDRFAYEIEISNASLQYYRCYTLDIAMRSIKNVLDEGIAQPYTVLLSPMCSSLDQWKNFQERGTFFKNFIIDHY from the coding sequence ATGAATCACAAAAAAGTATTTATACTTGGTTTTTCTATTACAGGATGCGCGATACTGAAGCATGTATTGTGTTATTTTTGTGATGTGACGCGTATATTCTGTGTAGATGATCTAATATCTGAAGAAGAATTTGTCGCGAGGACATCGTTAGATTGTGACGATGAGAGGATTATTTTTACAAATTCAATACAAGCCTCTCGTGTTATAGAAAACATGAAACAGCATGAAACAAAAGATGTGATTGTTTTTTGCAGCCCAGGAATACCGATGGATAATACTTTAGTAGTGACATGTAAAGCATGTAACATTGCTTTATCATGTGATTTTGATCTGCTATATACGGCTTTACTTCGGCACGGTATCAGTTTTCATGATGGAAATGATATTGCGATATTTATTACTGGTACAGTAGGAAAATCTACCACTTCTTTTGGATTAGCATCAGAATTGAGAAAGATGGAAAATGAAAATCTTGCTGTAATACTGTCCGGGAATATTGGTATACCTGTTTTATCGGTATATGAAAATATTATTGCAGCAAAAAGAGAAAGGAAAAGAGTAGTATGTATCTTTGAATTATCTTCCGCACAACTTGAGCTATTGAATGAATTTAGTCCAACAATCAGTATTTGTCTTACAGTTTGTGTAGATCATTTAGATCGGTATAACTCGATAGAAGAGTATCTATATTATAAAAGTAAGATATTTTGCCATCGAAAGCATGAACCAATCTATAATGTATTGTGTATAGATTCAGAATACTCTCAGCATATTCTAGATAACGTCAGAAAATTCCATAATCTTGAGAGTACTGCCGTAAGCTATGTAGATAGAGCGAATGAGTGGTACGCGCTTGGTGCAGTGTGTGAAAAAAGAGAGTTTATACCATTTTCCACGAGAGATATTGCCAATGGAGTCAGCTTTTCTGAGGGAGTATTAAGTATGAGATATAAGGAGAAAAACCGCTGCGCATTTCAAATTGAATCAACGGCCGCCATACCGAAAGAAAATATTGGCGTTATAGCGCTTCTGACATTTCTGATTACTAATACACCTCCTACTGCACAGATAGATTTGCAAACTTTGCCGCATTGCTTGGAGCAATGTTATCCCAAGAGTAAGAAATATGAAGTGGTAAAGTTTATCAATAATAGCAAAGCCACAAAGCAAGCCGCAGTGGAATATTCGTTATCTTTGTATAAGAATGTATTGTTAATTGTAGGAGGAAAATCTAAGGGAGAGAAATTAATCGAAATTCTTACGAAATTTCACAATATTAAGGCAATTTTCCTAATAGGAGAAACTACTGATAGATTTGCGTATGAAATAGAAATATCAAATGCGTCATTGCAGTATTACAGATGCTACACATTAGATATAGCAATGAGGAGTATAAAGAATGTTCTTGACGAAGGTATTGCGCAACCTTATACCGTGCTACTATCGCCGATGTGCAGTTCACTCGATCAATGGAAGAACTTTCAAGAAAGAGGTACTTTTTTCAAAAATTTCATAATTGATCATTATTGA
- a CDS encoding YraN family protein, protein MKFQRIFSNKYGKFGEELVSEMLSKKNHMRIASRYKTPYGEIDIITAYGENLVFSEVKARNFHKSAFNVCDRAITNHISFDEFEKIFSERQMQRIINAASFFNAENQQFSNYNQRFDLYIIRGKEIIEYFENISMR, encoded by the coding sequence ATGAAATTTCAGCGTATTTTCTCTAACAAGTATGGAAAATTCGGAGAGGAACTTGTGAGTGAAATGTTGTCAAAAAAGAATCATATGAGGATTGCGAGCAGATATAAGACTCCCTACGGAGAGATCGATATTATCACTGCGTATGGTGAAAATTTAGTTTTCAGCGAGGTAAAAGCACGCAATTTTCATAAAAGTGCGTTCAATGTATGTGATCGTGCAATTACTAATCACATATCATTTGATGAATTTGAAAAGATTTTTTCTGAAAGGCAAATGCAGAGGATAATAAATGCGGCAAGTTTCTTTAACGCTGAAAATCAACAATTTTCGAACTATAATCAGAGATTTGACTTATATATCATAAGAGGAAAAGAAATAATTGAGTACTTTGAAAATATATCAATGCGATAA
- the htpG gene encoding molecular chaperone HtpG, producing MSTIKKSKFGAEATKLLHMMIHSVYTKQGDYVAIRELISNASDACDKLRYTLQSGEQSTDIDSVKEEYEITVKFDEKDGIVEISDNGIGMTAEEMEQNLGIVARSGTQKFIQEHSKEIANGQIGQFGVGFYASFMIADEVTVISTKFGSNETFIWKSDGVEEFTIEKSDETKKHGTVVRLKLKSEAAAALNEYKFTDIIRTYSEHIPFKIYYVSADQKTPVNSGIALWLRDKKTISEEEYNEFYKKLSYLPDAPMSTIHWTAEGGVEYKALIFVPSIKPFNLFDHERKAKGVKLYVKRVFIGDRELSIIPPYLRFLCGIIDTESLPLNINRESIQLNDECTKISRAVVKKSLEEISKMMMEEEKGQKFWNLFGEIIKEGLCEQYMLESERNAILAISRFYTTKSPHTLISLDEYIRNMKEDQKEIFYITGKNLEELMQNPQLESFKKKDIEVLLLTNAVDDFWTTVVSSYQEKNFQSVLNADISLDNKQDDTTKEHLEAKVDVQKLADHMKEVLKERVKDVVISQKLEESPVCLSIPKGGMNSKVEKLLIEQGQLSKRSTKVLEINQSHPLIDEMVIRLKRNENVEKLNDMIEALFTCACLMQDEPIQTPHKFTKFLYETMLDNMFK from the coding sequence ATGTCGACAATTAAAAAATCTAAATTTGGCGCAGAAGCTACCAAGCTTCTCCACATGATGATACATTCAGTTTATACAAAACAAGGCGATTATGTTGCAATTCGTGAGCTGATCTCCAATGCATCAGATGCATGTGACAAATTGAGGTACACTTTACAATCCGGCGAACAAAGTACAGATATCGACTCAGTAAAGGAAGAATATGAAATAACGGTTAAATTTGATGAGAAAGATGGCATTGTAGAAATATCCGATAATGGTATCGGTATGACAGCGGAAGAAATGGAGCAAAATTTAGGTATAGTGGCGAGATCTGGTACTCAAAAGTTTATACAAGAACATTCCAAAGAAATAGCAAACGGTCAAATTGGTCAGTTTGGAGTAGGATTCTATGCTAGCTTTATGATAGCTGATGAAGTAACCGTAATATCTACAAAATTCGGCAGTAATGAAACTTTTATCTGGAAGTCGGACGGAGTAGAAGAATTTACAATAGAAAAGAGTGACGAAACTAAAAAGCACGGTACGGTAGTAAGATTGAAACTGAAAAGTGAGGCAGCAGCAGCTTTAAACGAGTACAAGTTTACAGACATAATCAGAACTTACTCTGAACACATTCCTTTCAAAATATACTACGTCTCCGCAGATCAAAAAACTCCAGTAAATAGTGGTATAGCGCTATGGCTAAGAGATAAAAAGACAATCTCTGAAGAAGAATATAATGAATTTTACAAAAAACTTTCTTACCTTCCGGATGCTCCTATGAGTACCATACATTGGACTGCTGAAGGCGGAGTAGAATATAAAGCGCTGATATTCGTACCAAGTATAAAGCCTTTTAATTTATTCGATCATGAAAGAAAAGCAAAAGGAGTAAAATTGTATGTCAAAAGAGTCTTTATCGGCGATCGCGAACTTAGCATCATACCTCCGTATCTCAGATTCTTATGCGGTATAATAGATACAGAAAGTTTACCGTTGAACATAAATCGTGAATCGATTCAATTAAATGATGAGTGCACAAAAATATCACGCGCTGTTGTTAAGAAGTCACTAGAAGAAATCAGCAAAATGATGATGGAAGAAGAAAAAGGTCAAAAATTCTGGAATTTATTTGGAGAAATAATAAAAGAAGGCTTGTGTGAACAATATATGCTAGAGAGTGAAAGAAATGCTATCTTAGCAATTAGCAGATTCTATACGACAAAATCTCCGCACACGCTTATATCGTTGGATGAATACATACGCAATATGAAAGAGGATCAAAAGGAAATCTTCTATATCACAGGGAAAAATCTCGAAGAATTAATGCAAAATCCGCAGCTTGAATCATTCAAGAAAAAGGATATAGAAGTGCTACTATTAACTAATGCTGTAGATGACTTCTGGACAACTGTTGTATCATCATACCAAGAGAAAAATTTTCAATCGGTATTGAACGCAGATATATCACTCGATAATAAGCAAGATGACACTACTAAAGAACATCTCGAAGCTAAAGTAGATGTGCAAAAATTAGCAGATCACATGAAGGAGGTATTGAAAGAAAGAGTGAAAGACGTTGTGATATCGCAAAAACTAGAAGAAAGTCCAGTATGTCTATCTATTCCAAAAGGAGGAATGAATTCTAAAGTAGAGAAGCTTTTAATTGAACAAGGGCAATTATCAAAACGATCTACAAAGGTATTAGAAATCAATCAATCGCATCCATTAATAGATGAAATGGTAATAAGATTGAAAAGAAATGAGAATGTTGAAAAGCTTAATGATATGATTGAAGCACTATTTACATGCGCATGCTTGATGCAAGATGAGCCAATACAAACTCCGCATAAATTTACGAAATTTTTATACGAAACAATGTTAGATAACATGTTTAAATAA
- a CDS encoding AI-2E family transporter yields the protein MSIKQKESIYLIVIMLIICISLMNDITKPFIYGGALGYITLPFYLPLAKRLRNKNIAALISAALSTIIVLLFWAIIIWGIMAGISIIHNAVSNKDAYFTSYLDDIKSIIESTAMTADGMYIDKVMSNLNIGHYTKLIYDVFQISWLNAISFGLFICIVPFTSYYAMKEANTYRLLTSKIFSPQKIILLKKIGDNGRGILIKYFSLYTTLSFIHGSATYAALCIFGIDSALKLSIVAAISNYIPYIGGILMYSCIFIVAIAKFGIGIKILGLLLFFTGYSVLNFIFLRNVIGTKLGLHPIITIFSVLVFAKFGNILGILLAIPLASFLLMLLKELLHSTDKNLDF from the coding sequence ATGAGCATCAAACAGAAAGAAAGTATATATCTCATTGTTATAATGTTAATTATATGCATAAGTCTCATGAATGACATAACAAAACCTTTCATATATGGAGGCGCACTCGGATACATCACTCTTCCATTTTATTTGCCGTTAGCAAAGCGGCTGCGCAATAAAAACATAGCAGCGCTAATATCGGCTGCACTAAGCACGATTATAGTGCTGCTTTTCTGGGCAATAATCATCTGGGGGATAATGGCAGGTATCAGCATAATACATAATGCAGTCAGCAATAAAGATGCATATTTTACATCGTACCTTGATGATATCAAATCAATTATTGAAAGCACTGCCATGACAGCGGACGGCATGTACATTGATAAAGTGATGTCAAATCTCAATATAGGACATTATACAAAGCTTATATATGATGTATTTCAGATATCCTGGCTCAATGCTATATCATTCGGACTATTTATCTGTATAGTGCCGTTTACGTCATACTACGCCATGAAAGAGGCAAATACGTACAGATTGCTAACATCAAAGATATTCTCTCCGCAAAAAATTATTCTACTCAAAAAAATCGGAGATAACGGACGCGGAATCTTAATAAAATATTTCTCCTTATATACTACTTTATCCTTTATTCATGGCTCTGCTACGTATGCAGCGCTTTGCATTTTCGGTATCGACAGCGCATTAAAATTGTCGATTGTAGCAGCGATTTCTAATTATATTCCATATATCGGAGGTATTCTCATGTATTCTTGCATCTTTATAGTCGCTATAGCTAAATTCGGAATTGGAATTAAAATCTTAGGATTACTACTCTTCTTCACTGGATATTCTGTTCTAAATTTCATCTTCTTAAGAAACGTAATAGGGACGAAACTCGGATTACATCCAATTATTACTATATTTTCCGTTCTCGTATTCGCAAAATTCGGCAATATATTAGGCATACTACTCGCAATACCTCTAGCGTCATTTTTACTTATGCTACTCAAAGAATTATTGCATTCTACAGATAAAAATTTGGATTTTTAA
- a CDS encoding ABC transporter substrate-binding protein gives MKYSTVIAKCFLCCFLVFKSVFALGVEELRIGTEGMYPPFEFYKNGEITGFDIELAKLIAQQLEMKCVFVDMAFSSLFPAVNVGKIDMAIATITASAAKRKNFAFSDSYHKDEIGMLYISDKISKKEDLSGKIIGVQFGSTANVAWVNENCKDTKIIYMDNSNMLVEALQAKRLDAVIVDAPQAKYFAKNNKLKWKLLGTLSDGYRIVMKKDSKLLPRVNDALKTLISSGAVDKLKKKWEL, from the coding sequence ATGAAATATTCTACTGTCATTGCCAAATGTTTTTTGTGTTGCTTTCTTGTTTTTAAAAGTGTTTTCGCTTTAGGAGTAGAGGAATTGAGAATAGGAACAGAAGGTATGTATCCTCCATTTGAGTTCTATAAGAATGGAGAAATTACAGGATTTGACATAGAGCTAGCGAAGTTGATTGCGCAACAACTCGAAATGAAGTGCGTATTCGTGGATATGGCTTTCAGTAGTCTCTTTCCCGCTGTAAATGTAGGAAAAATCGATATGGCAATTGCTACAATAACAGCTTCAGCAGCAAAAAGAAAAAACTTCGCATTTTCTGATTCTTATCATAAGGATGAAATAGGCATGCTGTATATCAGTGATAAAATAAGCAAAAAAGAAGATCTATCAGGAAAGATTATAGGAGTGCAATTCGGTAGTACTGCTAATGTCGCATGGGTTAACGAGAACTGTAAAGATACAAAGATAATCTATATGGATAATAGCAATATGTTGGTAGAAGCACTGCAAGCTAAACGTCTTGACGCTGTGATTGTTGATGCGCCGCAAGCAAAGTATTTTGCTAAAAATAATAAGCTGAAATGGAAGCTTTTAGGTACTTTATCTGACGGTTATAGGATAGTAATGAAAAAGGATTCGAAATTACTTCCTAGAGTGAATGATGCATTAAAGACACTTATTAGTAGTGGAGCAGTCGATAAACTCAAGAAGAAATGGGAATTATAG